A single genomic interval of Lepus europaeus isolate LE1 unplaced genomic scaffold, mLepTim1.pri SCAFFOLD_381, whole genome shotgun sequence harbors:
- the LOC133755027 gene encoding putative vomeronasal receptor-like protein 4: protein MYFFQAAIGILANTFLFLFHILTIHQDHRPKPTDVTTCHLAFVHIMMLLTTLEILSADTFKSLNFLNDLNCKILLYMIRVMRGLSISTMSLLSIIQVITISPSTFYMSRFKHGLTNYVSQVFFCFWSLDLSFNSNMIIYTVAHPNMTKLLHVSKYCSLSSMNSIITEIFFTLALSQNIFFVGIMLLSGAYMMIFLSNHQRRCEYLHSMSVTPRTSPAKRATHTVLLLVSFFVIMYCVDITMSSFSTVLWKYDPIVLDVQRLVGNVYAMASPLIFISSDKRIIGTLKNVIDMTILTS, encoded by the coding sequence atgtatttttttcaagcTGCCATTGGAATCTTAGCCAataccttcctctttctcttccacatCTTGACAATCCACCAAGATCATAGACCTAAGCCCACTGATGTGACCACGTGTCACTTGGCATTTGTCCATATAATGATGCTACTCACAACACTGGAAATTTTATCTGCAGATACGTTCAAGTCACTGAATTTTCTAAATGACTTAAATTGTAAGATTTTGCTCTATATGATCAGGGTGATGAGGGGTCTCTCCATCAGTACTATGTCCCTCttgagcatcatccaggtcatcACCATCAGCCCCAGCACCTTCTACATGTCAAGATTTAAACATGGACTCACAAATTATGTTAGTcaggttttcttctgtttttggtcCCTCGACCTTTCTTTCAATAGTAACATGATCATCTACACTGTAGCTCATCCCAACATGACCAAACTACTCCATGTCAGTAAGTATTGCTCACTTTCCTCAATGAATTCTATCATCACGGAAATATTTTTCACGCTTGCATTGTCCCAGAACATCTTCTTTGTAGGAATCATGTTGCTCTCCGGTGCATATATGATGATTTTCTTATCTAATCATCAGAGGAGGTGTGAGTACCTTCACAGCATGAGTGTTACCCCAAGAACCTCCCCAGCAAAAAGGGCCACCCATACTGTCCTGCTGCTGGTGAGTTTCTTTGTGATCATGTACTGTGTGGATATCACAATGTCATCCTTCTCAACTGTATTGTGGAAATATGATCCAATTGTACTGGATGTCCAGAGACTTGTGGGAAATGTGTATGCCATGGCCAGTCCTTTGATATTTATTAGTTCTGATAAAAGAATAATTGGTACTCTGAAAAATGTGATTGATATGACAATTTTAACAAGTTGA